In one window of Ruminococcus albus AD2013 DNA:
- a CDS encoding glutamate synthase-related protein has translation MIDHFIYPEFEVVRNDNRCIQCRVCERQCANEVHSFDPERGIMLSDETKCVNCQRCVSLCPTRALKIVKSDCRLRENANWADDTIKEIYKQANSGGVLLSSMGNPKPLPVYWDKILINASQVTNPPIDPLREPMETKVFLGKKPEKIRRNEDGELVTETTPQLELSMPVMFSAMSYGSISYNAHASLARAATELGICYNTGEGGLHEDFYIYGPNTVVQVASGRFGVHKDYLEAAAAIEIKMGQGAKPGIGGHLPGAKIVGDVSKTRMIPEGSDAISPAPHHDIYSIEDLRQLVYSLKEATEYKKPVIVKVAAVHNIAAIASGIARSGADIIAIDGFRGGTGAAPTRIRDNVGIPIELALASVDQRLRDEGIRNNVSLVVGGSVRSAADVVKAVALGADAVYVATAALLAMGCHLCRTCQSGKCNWGIATQRPELVKRLNPDVGSRRLVNLMDAWRHEIKELMGGMGINSIESLRGNRLMLRGVGLTDKELEILGISHAGE, from the coding sequence TGAAAGACAATGCGCAAATGAAGTACACAGCTTTGACCCCGAACGCGGCATCATGCTTTCGGACGAAACAAAATGTGTAAACTGCCAGCGCTGCGTATCTCTATGTCCCACAAGAGCGCTCAAAATAGTTAAGAGCGACTGCCGTCTGCGCGAGAATGCAAACTGGGCTGACGATACTATCAAAGAGATATACAAGCAGGCAAACAGCGGCGGCGTACTGCTCTCATCAATGGGCAACCCCAAGCCTCTGCCTGTATACTGGGATAAGATACTGATAAACGCTTCCCAGGTAACGAACCCGCCTATCGACCCACTGCGTGAACCTATGGAGACCAAGGTATTCCTCGGCAAAAAGCCCGAAAAGATCAGGCGTAACGAGGACGGCGAGCTTGTCACCGAAACTACTCCACAGCTGGAACTTTCCATGCCTGTAATGTTTTCGGCTATGAGCTACGGCTCCATCAGCTATAATGCTCACGCTTCTCTCGCCCGTGCGGCTACCGAGCTGGGTATATGCTACAATACAGGTGAAGGCGGTCTCCATGAAGATTTCTACATCTACGGACCCAACACCGTTGTACAGGTAGCATCGGGACGTTTCGGCGTTCACAAGGATTACCTCGAAGCTGCCGCAGCCATCGAGATAAAGATGGGTCAGGGCGCAAAGCCCGGTATCGGCGGACATCTCCCCGGTGCCAAGATAGTAGGCGACGTTTCCAAGACCAGAATGATCCCCGAGGGTTCGGACGCTATATCCCCCGCACCTCATCACGATATATATTCCATCGAAGACCTTCGTCAGCTGGTTTACTCCCTCAAAGAGGCTACCGAGTACAAGAAGCCTGTTATCGTAAAGGTCGCAGCAGTACATAACATCGCAGCGATAGCCAGCGGTATCGCCCGCAGCGGTGCTGATATCATCGCAATAGACGGCTTCCGCGGCGGTACAGGCGCTGCACCAACACGTATCCGTGATAACGTTGGTATCCCCATAGAGCTTGCACTGGCTTCCGTCGATCAGCGTCTGCGAGATGAGGGCATCAGAAATAACGTATCCCTCGTGGTAGGCGGCAGCGTACGCTCCGCAGCTGATGTGGTAAAGGCAGTAGCCCTCGGTGCAGATGCAGTATATGTCGCAACAGCAGCACTGCTGGCTATGGGATGTCACCTCTGCCGTACCTGCCAGAGCGGCAAGTGCAACTGGGGCATCGCCACCCAGAGACCCGAACTTGTTAAGCGCCTGAACCCAGATGTCGGTTCACGCAGACTTGTAAACCTCATGGACGCTTGGCGCCACGAGATCAAGGAACTTATGGGCGGAATGGGTATCAACTCCATCGAGAGCCTCCGCGGCAACAGACTTATGCTCCGCGGCGTAGGGCTTACCG